A window of the Loxodonta africana isolate mLoxAfr1 chromosome 3, mLoxAfr1.hap2, whole genome shotgun sequence genome harbors these coding sequences:
- the HAX1 gene encoding HCLS1-associated protein X-1 isoform X2 encodes MSLFDLFRGFFGFSRPRSHRDPFFGGMTRDEDEDDEEEEEEGSTWGYGSPRFGEPQPPEEFGFSFSPGGGMRFHRNFGFDDLVRDFNSIFSEMEAWTLPSRPPELLGPESETAGERQRKGETLRDSMLKYPDSHQPRIFGGVLESDAGTESSKPVPDWGSQRPFHRFDDVWPVTPHPRAREDNDLDSQVSQEGLGPVLQPRPRSYFKSVSVTKITKPDGTVEEHRTVVDSEGRTETTVIRQEADGSPRDDQESPRSSALDDTSSILDLFLGRWFRFR; translated from the exons ATGAGCCTCTTTGACCTCTTCCGGGGCTTTTTCGGCTTTTCTAGACCTCGGAG ccacagAGATCCCTTTTTTGGAGGAATGACTCGAGATGAAGATGAGGATgatgaggaagaagaagaagaaggatccACATGGGGCTATGGGAGCCCCAGGTTTGGGGAGCCCCAGCCCCCAGAAGAATTTGGCTTCAGCTTCAGCCCAGGAGGAGGGATGCGTTTCCATCGTAATTTCGGCTTTGATGACCTAGTACGGGATTTCAATAGCatcttcagtgagatggaggCCTGGACCTTGCCTTCTCGCCCTCCTG AACTTCTAGGTCCTGAGTCAGAGACAGCTGGTGAGAGACAGCGGAAGGGAGAGACACTTCGGGACTCAATGCTTAAGTATCCAGATAGCCACCAGCCCAGGATCTTTGGGGGGGTCTTGGAGAGTGATGCAGGGACTGAATCCTCAAAACCAGTACCAGACTGGGGCTCCCAGAGACCTTTTCATAGG TTTGATGATGTGTGGCCTGTGACCCCCCATCCTAGAGCCCGAGAGGACAATG ATCTGGATTCCCAAGTTTCCCAGGAGGGCCTTGGCCCGGTTCTACAGCCCCGGCCTAGATCCTATTTCAAGAGCGTCTCTGTGACCAAGATCACTAAGCCAGATGGG ACAGTGGAGGAGCACCGGACTGTGGTGGACAGTGAGGGCCGGACAGAGACCACAGTAATACGGCAAGAAGCAGATGGCAGTCCTAGAGATG ATCAAGAATCACCAAGATCTTCAGCCCTGGATGATACCTCTTCCATCCTGGATTTATTCCTAGGACGATGGTTCCGGTTCCGGTAG
- the HAX1 gene encoding HCLS1-associated protein X-1 isoform X1, whose protein sequence is MSLFDLFRGFFGFSRPRSHRDPFFGGMTRDEDEDDEEEEEEGSTWGYGSPRFGEPQPPEEFGFSFSPGGGMRFHRNFGFDDLVRDFNSIFSEMEAWTLPSRPPELLGPESETAGERQRKGETLRDSMLKYPDSHQPRIFGGVLESDAGTESSKPVPDWGSQRPFHRQFDDVWPVTPHPRAREDNDLDSQVSQEGLGPVLQPRPRSYFKSVSVTKITKPDGTVEEHRTVVDSEGRTETTVIRQEADGSPRDDQESPRSSALDDTSSILDLFLGRWFRFR, encoded by the exons ATGAGCCTCTTTGACCTCTTCCGGGGCTTTTTCGGCTTTTCTAGACCTCGGAG ccacagAGATCCCTTTTTTGGAGGAATGACTCGAGATGAAGATGAGGATgatgaggaagaagaagaagaaggatccACATGGGGCTATGGGAGCCCCAGGTTTGGGGAGCCCCAGCCCCCAGAAGAATTTGGCTTCAGCTTCAGCCCAGGAGGAGGGATGCGTTTCCATCGTAATTTCGGCTTTGATGACCTAGTACGGGATTTCAATAGCatcttcagtgagatggaggCCTGGACCTTGCCTTCTCGCCCTCCTG AACTTCTAGGTCCTGAGTCAGAGACAGCTGGTGAGAGACAGCGGAAGGGAGAGACACTTCGGGACTCAATGCTTAAGTATCCAGATAGCCACCAGCCCAGGATCTTTGGGGGGGTCTTGGAGAGTGATGCAGGGACTGAATCCTCAAAACCAGTACCAGACTGGGGCTCCCAGAGACCTTTTCATAGG CAGTTTGATGATGTGTGGCCTGTGACCCCCCATCCTAGAGCCCGAGAGGACAATG ATCTGGATTCCCAAGTTTCCCAGGAGGGCCTTGGCCCGGTTCTACAGCCCCGGCCTAGATCCTATTTCAAGAGCGTCTCTGTGACCAAGATCACTAAGCCAGATGGG ACAGTGGAGGAGCACCGGACTGTGGTGGACAGTGAGGGCCGGACAGAGACCACAGTAATACGGCAAGAAGCAGATGGCAGTCCTAGAGATG ATCAAGAATCACCAAGATCTTCAGCCCTGGATGATACCTCTTCCATCCTGGATTTATTCCTAGGACGATGGTTCCGGTTCCGGTAG
- the HAX1 gene encoding HCLS1-associated protein X-1 isoform X3: MTRDEDEDDEEEEEEGSTWGYGSPRFGEPQPPEEFGFSFSPGGGMRFHRNFGFDDLVRDFNSIFSEMEAWTLPSRPPELLGPESETAGERQRKGETLRDSMLKYPDSHQPRIFGGVLESDAGTESSKPVPDWGSQRPFHRQFDDVWPVTPHPRAREDNDLDSQVSQEGLGPVLQPRPRSYFKSVSVTKITKPDGTVEEHRTVVDSEGRTETTVIRQEADGSPRDDQESPRSSALDDTSSILDLFLGRWFRFR; encoded by the exons ATGACTCGAGATGAAGATGAGGATgatgaggaagaagaagaagaaggatccACATGGGGCTATGGGAGCCCCAGGTTTGGGGAGCCCCAGCCCCCAGAAGAATTTGGCTTCAGCTTCAGCCCAGGAGGAGGGATGCGTTTCCATCGTAATTTCGGCTTTGATGACCTAGTACGGGATTTCAATAGCatcttcagtgagatggaggCCTGGACCTTGCCTTCTCGCCCTCCTG AACTTCTAGGTCCTGAGTCAGAGACAGCTGGTGAGAGACAGCGGAAGGGAGAGACACTTCGGGACTCAATGCTTAAGTATCCAGATAGCCACCAGCCCAGGATCTTTGGGGGGGTCTTGGAGAGTGATGCAGGGACTGAATCCTCAAAACCAGTACCAGACTGGGGCTCCCAGAGACCTTTTCATAGG CAGTTTGATGATGTGTGGCCTGTGACCCCCCATCCTAGAGCCCGAGAGGACAATG ATCTGGATTCCCAAGTTTCCCAGGAGGGCCTTGGCCCGGTTCTACAGCCCCGGCCTAGATCCTATTTCAAGAGCGTCTCTGTGACCAAGATCACTAAGCCAGATGGG ACAGTGGAGGAGCACCGGACTGTGGTGGACAGTGAGGGCCGGACAGAGACCACAGTAATACGGCAAGAAGCAGATGGCAGTCCTAGAGATG ATCAAGAATCACCAAGATCTTCAGCCCTGGATGATACCTCTTCCATCCTGGATTTATTCCTAGGACGATGGTTCCGGTTCCGGTAG